A single region of the bacterium genome encodes:
- a CDS encoding DegT/DnrJ/EryC1/StrS family aminotransferase — protein MKVPFYGHVRQYNNIKSEIDANIKTVIESGEYVHGPMNKQFEKEFADFSGTKYSIPCGNGTDALWLTLMALGIGEGDEVITNANTFFATAEAIWIAGATVVMIDCDPKTKCIDPAKIEAAITRKTKCIMPVHLYGQCADMPAIKKIADKYKLWVIEDNAQAIDAAGDTFKIGELSDAVATSFIIQKNLGCFGDGGAIVTNNEQVNRVTKLLRAHGSPARNVHSFGFNSRLDDIQAGILSAKLKHIHEWNNNRIKLAEHYTKGLKGAKAFDLPYQKPGYRHVWHLYVIEVKDPAKRDTFLKWLNENGVDAKTHYSIAIHQQAGYPWGKGARTVGSLTNAEHNAATCISLPMFPELTEAEVDYTIGKVMEWDKANS, from the coding sequence ATGAAAGTTCCATTCTACGGTCACGTCCGCCAGTACAACAACATCAAGTCAGAAATTGATGCCAATATCAAAACGGTCATTGAGAGTGGCGAGTATGTCCACGGCCCCATGAACAAGCAGTTTGAGAAGGAATTCGCCGATTTTTCCGGCACGAAATACTCCATCCCCTGCGGTAACGGCACGGACGCCCTCTGGCTGACCCTGATGGCCCTGGGCATTGGCGAAGGCGACGAAGTCATCACCAACGCCAACACCTTCTTCGCCACGGCGGAAGCCATCTGGATCGCCGGCGCGACCGTAGTCATGATTGACTGCGATCCCAAGACCAAGTGCATCGACCCCGCCAAGATCGAGGCAGCCATCACCCGCAAGACGAAGTGCATTATGCCGGTCCATCTGTACGGGCAGTGCGCTGACATGCCTGCGATCAAAAAGATCGCCGACAAGTACAAGCTCTGGGTCATCGAAGATAACGCCCAGGCCATTGACGCGGCGGGCGATACCTTCAAGATCGGCGAGCTCTCCGATGCCGTGGCTACCAGTTTCATCATCCAGAAAAACCTGGGCTGCTTCGGCGATGGCGGTGCGATTGTCACCAACAACGAACAGGTCAACCGCGTGACCAAGCTGCTCCGCGCCCACGGCTCTCCCGCCCGCAACGTGCACAGCTTCGGCTTCAACAGCCGTTTGGACGACATCCAGGCCGGCATCCTGAGCGCCAAACTCAAACACATCCACGAGTGGAACAACAACCGCATCAAACTGGCCGAGCACTACACCAAGGGCCTTAAGGGTGCCAAGGCCTTCGACCTGCCGTACCAGAAGCCGGGCTACCGCCACGTGTGGCACCTGTACGTTATCGAGGTCAAGGACCCCGCAAAACGCGACACCTTCCTGAAGTGGTTGAACGAAAACGGCGTGGATGCGAAGACGCACTACTCCATCGCAATCCACCAGCAAGCGGGTTATCCATGGGGCAAGGGTGCCCGCACCGTCGGCTCCCTGACCAACGCCGAACATAACGCAGCGACCTGCATCAGCCTGCCGATGTTCCCGGAACTGACCGAAGCCGAAGTGGACTACACCATTGGCAAGGTGATGGAATGGGATAAAGCCAACTCCTAA
- a CDS encoding Gfo/Idh/MocA family oxidoreductase — translation MAKQYTAMVVGAGKRGMHHATAFQANPRFKVTGLCDIDASKLDAAAAKIGGGVKTGTDVSALAKELKPDVFCFCTMPNLRTPMIKAAIEGGAKLIAFEKPVALTSKELLVIRDLLAKTGIKAVVSHQHRYGVHYRKVKDIIASGALGRVHTVYGSATGWMTHMLSHLIDYTRWFNDEADATWVMGQAAGRGKLTDNHPSPDHIAGFVQYANGVRGIYECGAGAPDQPEVAKWWGKCRMGAQGTEGFAEVLTNGGWRAVTKRDGAQSGEGVMNYDLDMPPYIQDMADWLDGIKTHPCQFDSAFKGAEIMLAMQQSAIAGGQIALPLISGMDEQEGLKNVLSDRKVMVSSEVNAKEFNV, via the coding sequence ATGGCAAAACAATACACAGCAATGGTCGTTGGAGCGGGAAAACGCGGCATGCATCATGCCACCGCCTTTCAGGCCAATCCCCGCTTCAAAGTGACCGGCCTGTGCGATATTGACGCCTCCAAGCTGGACGCTGCCGCCGCCAAAATCGGCGGTGGCGTCAAAACCGGCACGGACGTCTCCGCACTCGCAAAAGAGCTGAAGCCCGATGTCTTCTGCTTCTGCACGATGCCCAATCTGCGCACTCCTATGATCAAGGCCGCCATCGAAGGGGGCGCCAAACTGATCGCCTTTGAGAAGCCTGTCGCACTAACCAGCAAGGAATTGCTCGTCATCCGTGACCTGCTCGCCAAGACTGGGATCAAGGCAGTTGTGAGCCATCAACACCGCTATGGTGTTCATTATCGCAAAGTTAAGGATATTATTGCCAGCGGCGCACTGGGCCGCGTACACACCGTGTACGGCTCCGCCACGGGCTGGATGACGCATATGTTGTCGCATCTCATCGATTATACCCGCTGGTTTAATGATGAGGCCGATGCCACCTGGGTCATGGGACAGGCCGCCGGCCGCGGCAAGCTCACGGACAACCATCCATCACCCGATCACATTGCTGGGTTCGTGCAGTACGCCAACGGCGTGCGCGGCATTTATGAATGTGGCGCCGGGGCACCCGACCAACCTGAAGTAGCGAAATGGTGGGGCAAATGCCGTATGGGTGCCCAGGGAACCGAAGGGTTCGCTGAAGTGCTCACCAATGGCGGCTGGCGCGCGGTAACCAAGCGCGACGGTGCTCAGAGCGGCGAAGGCGTTATGAACTATGACCTCGATATGCCGCCTTATATCCAGGATATGGCCGACTGGCTGGACGGAATTAAAACGCATCCCTGCCAATTCGACAGCGCCTTCAAGGGTGCCGAGATCATGTTGGCCATGCAGCAATCCGCGATTGCAGGCGGGCAGATTGCCCTTCCCTTGATATCCGGAATGGATGAACAGGAAGGCTTGAAAAATGTTCTGTCCGACCGTAAAGTAATGGTGTCATCCGAGGTGAACGCCAAGGAATTCAACGTTTAA
- a CDS encoding PIG-L family deacetylase yields the protein MKLLSPSAKVFVPDQKPEAEALKRITHLGIGAHQDDLEFMAFHGILECYHSRDLWFGGVTCTNGGGSSRIGPYGQFSDAEMMTVRQEEQNTAATVGHYGVMIQLNVPSSAVKSPSDQLVKNDLKEILAATRPQVVYTHNLADKHDTHLGVVIATIQAIRELPADQRPQKVIGSEIWRGLDWMNDSQKVVMDVSRHENLAAAVNGVFDSQIAGGKRYDLATLGRRQANATFFESHATDKATHVIFGMDLTPLITDPSHNIIEFVASHIKAFEGDVRKKLSTRLGK from the coding sequence ATGAAATTACTGAGCCCGTCAGCAAAAGTATTTGTACCCGATCAAAAGCCTGAAGCCGAAGCCCTCAAGCGGATTACGCATCTGGGAATCGGCGCCCATCAGGATGATCTTGAATTCATGGCCTTCCACGGAATTCTGGAATGTTATCACAGCAGAGACTTGTGGTTTGGAGGTGTGACCTGCACCAACGGGGGTGGCAGTTCACGGATCGGCCCGTACGGCCAGTTCTCCGATGCTGAAATGATGACCGTCCGGCAGGAAGAGCAGAACACGGCCGCCACAGTGGGCCACTACGGCGTGATGATTCAACTCAATGTCCCAAGCAGTGCCGTCAAAAGCCCCTCCGACCAGTTGGTGAAAAATGACCTGAAGGAGATCCTCGCGGCCACCCGGCCCCAAGTCGTCTACACCCATAATCTTGCCGATAAACACGACACCCACCTCGGCGTCGTCATTGCAACCATTCAAGCGATCCGGGAACTCCCCGCCGACCAGCGCCCGCAAAAAGTAATCGGCTCTGAAATCTGGCGCGGATTGGACTGGATGAACGATTCCCAAAAGGTGGTCATGGACGTAAGCCGGCATGAAAATCTCGCAGCAGCCGTCAACGGCGTATTTGACTCTCAAATCGCCGGCGGCAAGCGCTATGACCTCGCCACCCTGGGCCGCCGTCAGGCGAATGCCACTTTTTTTGAATCCCATGCCACGGACAAGGCCACTCATGTAATCTTCGGCATGGATCTGACGCCCCTGATTACCGACCCGTCACACAATATCATCGAGTTCGTCGCCAGCCATATCAAAGCTTTTGAAGGCGATGTCCGAAAGAAATTATCGACGCGGCTTGGCAAGTAA
- a CDS encoding ROK family protein has product MKRKLAIPAPLDPGFQPAIVFNQSYIDEAKASGQAVLLILGLEREEGFLSRYTTIVKPDTNPDTLLYVERIIKFILWARGGWKIHFGGPKAIGEYIKQCYSTTGVRAFDVDLMSKVYEKPFEVVLTEADKVPAAREMSTTVGGHLDGCRIGFDLGASDYKISAVLNGEAVYTDEFPWDPKNQPDPNYHFTLINEGFKKAAAKLPRVDAIGGSSAGVIVNNRIMVASLFRAVPASKFDQAKNIFLRLREVWNVPMEVVNDGDVTALAGAMSLNTTAMLGVAMGSSEAGGYMNPEGGMTGWLSELAFAPVDYNASAPADEWSGDHGVGALYFSQQAVNKLLPAAGIEAPSGMGLPERLKMVQELMAKGDPRAVKIYETIGVYLGYTLPHYANFYEYKNILILGRVTTGAGGDIILAKAREVLNLEFPEIANRIQIVVPDEKSRRIGQAVAAASLPMIKG; this is encoded by the coding sequence ATGAAAAGAAAACTTGCGATTCCAGCACCGCTTGATCCGGGATTCCAGCCAGCTATTGTCTTCAATCAAAGCTATATCGATGAAGCGAAAGCCTCCGGACAGGCCGTCCTCCTCATCCTCGGACTGGAACGGGAAGAAGGTTTCCTTTCACGTTACACCACAATCGTCAAGCCCGATACCAATCCCGATACCCTGCTTTATGTGGAGCGTATTATAAAATTCATCCTGTGGGCTCGCGGGGGGTGGAAAATTCATTTCGGGGGTCCCAAGGCCATCGGGGAGTATATTAAACAGTGTTATTCAACCACTGGGGTACGTGCCTTCGATGTAGACCTGATGAGTAAGGTTTACGAAAAGCCATTTGAAGTCGTGCTGACCGAAGCCGACAAGGTTCCTGCCGCCCGCGAGATGAGCACCACTGTGGGCGGGCACCTGGATGGCTGCCGTATCGGCTTTGATCTCGGGGCCAGCGATTACAAAATTTCGGCCGTTCTGAACGGTGAGGCCGTCTATACCGACGAATTTCCATGGGATCCCAAAAATCAGCCTGACCCGAATTATCATTTCACCCTGATCAATGAAGGGTTTAAGAAAGCAGCGGCCAAATTACCCCGCGTCGACGCCATCGGGGGAAGCTCTGCCGGCGTTATCGTCAACAACCGGATCATGGTTGCCTCATTATTCCGGGCAGTACCGGCCTCTAAGTTTGATCAGGCCAAAAATATTTTCCTGCGTCTCCGCGAGGTCTGGAACGTTCCCATGGAAGTCGTCAATGACGGGGATGTCACCGCGCTGGCGGGCGCCATGTCTCTCAACACCACCGCCATGCTTGGCGTGGCCATGGGCTCCAGCGAGGCAGGGGGCTACATGAACCCCGAGGGCGGCATGACTGGCTGGCTTTCCGAGCTGGCCTTTGCCCCCGTGGACTATAATGCCAGCGCACCTGCTGACGAATGGTCCGGCGATCACGGCGTCGGGGCACTCTACTTTTCCCAGCAAGCCGTAAACAAGCTGCTGCCCGCTGCCGGCATCGAAGCCCCATCCGGCATGGGGCTCCCTGAACGCTTGAAAATGGTTCAGGAATTAATGGCCAAGGGTGACCCGCGGGCGGTAAAGATTTACGAAACCATCGGCGTATATTTGGGCTACACCCTTCCCCATTATGCCAATTTCTACGAATACAAAAATATCCTGATCCTGGGCCGTGTCACAACTGGCGCTGGCGGAGACATCATTCTTGCCAAAGCTCGTGAGGTTTTGAATTTGGAATTCCCGGAGATTGCTAACCGTATTCAAATCGTTGTGCCGGACGAAAAAAGCCGCCGCATTGGACAAGCGGTTGCCGCAGCGAGTCTTCCGATGATAAAGGGATAA